TTCATTTTCACTATCTAACTTATCAAAGTATTCTTTTAATAAATATACTCCATCTACGGGTTTTAACGTCCCTTTTTTAATTTTAGTTTTTAAATCTTTAGTTAAAGGTTTTCTTAACTTATCATTTTCATAATCTTCACTTTCAAGATATTCTCCAAATCTCCCAATTTTTAATAAATATTGACTTCCATTAGGAGTAACCATATCAGTTTTAAGTCCTTTTTTTATCTCTATTAATTCTTTTACTTTATCTTTT
The window above is part of the Streptobacillus ratti genome. Proteins encoded here:
- a CDS encoding topoisomerase DNA-binding C4 zinc finger domain-containing protein, whose product is KDKVKELIEIKKGLKTDMVTPNGSQYLLKIGRFGEYLESEDYENDKLRKPLTKDLKTKIKKGTLKPVDGVYLLKEYFDKLDSENEKILELAGKCEKCGSEFNIKIGRFGKFLACSGYPQCENIKKIPKTDTAKKNVTKNKSKAKTTKKIKKK